From a region of the Zingiber officinale cultivar Zhangliang chromosome 4B, Zo_v1.1, whole genome shotgun sequence genome:
- the LOC121977626 gene encoding uncharacterized protein LOC121977626 — MASSSSSLSSSFPSRFLSPPLRNNSPSSRCFTVTNPKRKASPPKPLCAKQPSSPLEPHKVPLPPQSAVVRKFYSSINGKELNSLEKLLSKDCIFQDLVYSRPFKGKSISHYLKDLTRAMGKNVRFVIDGVYEGQELTAAVVWHLEWKNQPIPLTKGCSFFKCSGDGEQQLIKEAHVFIESPLKLGDFALGMLRITVLLFDFLPKVTQRFLQKPEVVLHFVGMMYRVFLRPMMLPLLAYYANLWLRTEGLQATVLKMIGGAKKKIIDFIFVKIVMFICSKGK; from the exons atggcttcttcttcttcctcactttcttcttcttttccttctcgaTTTCTCAGCCCGCCACTTCGCAACAACTCTCCATCTTCTCGTTGCTTCACCGTCACAAATCCGAAAAGAAAAGCATCACCGCCAAAACCACTCTGCGCCAAACAACCTTCTTCCCCATTAGAACCCCATAAGGTTCCTTTGCCGCCTCAATCTGCTGTGGTTCGTAAATTCTACTCCTCTATAAATGGGAAAGAGTTGAACAGTCTAGAGAAGCTCTTGTCCAAGGACTGCATCTTTCAGGACTTGGTTTACTCAAGGCCCTTCAAGGGAAAG AGTATAAGCCATTACTTGAAGGATCTCACAAGGGCAATGGGGAAGAATGTGAGGTTTGTCATAGATGGAGTCTACGAGGGTCAAGAACTAACAGCAGCAGTAGTCTGGCACCTGG AGTGGAAGAACCAGCCCATTCCCTTAACCAAAGGCTGCAGTTTCTTCAAATGTTCCGGAGATGGCGAGCAGCAGCTCATCAA GGAAGCTCATGTGTTCATCGAGTCGCCGTTGAAACTAGGCGATTTTGCGTTG GGGATGCTAAGGATCACAGTCCTTCTGTTCGATTTCCTTCCGAAGGTGACACAAA GGTTTTTGCAGAAGCCTGAAGTGGTGCTTCATTTCGTGGGGATGATGTACAGAGTGTTTTTGCGCCCCATGATGCTGCCGCTGCTGGCGTATTACGCAAATCTGTGGCTTCGCACGGAGGGCCTTCAAGCTACGGTGCTTAAGATGATTGGCGGCGCCAAGAAGAAAATTATTGATTTCATATTTGTGAAAATAGTCATGTTCATTTGCTCGAAAGGAAAATAA